The following proteins are co-located in the Paenibacillus sp. FSL H8-0079 genome:
- a CDS encoding thiamine pyrophosphate-dependent dehydrogenase E1 component subunit alpha, whose amino-acid sequence MSSKGTADAVHRHQQLGLSDGEVLDMYKYMLLARKFDERCLLLQRAGKINFHVSGVGQEAAQVGAAFGLDRDHDYYLPYYRDYGFVLAVGMTPRELMLSAFAKAEDPNSGGRQMPGHFGHKKLRIVTGSSPVTTQVPHAVGFALAAKMKKQEFVSFVTFGEGSSNQGDFHEGANFAGVHKLPVIIMCENNQYAISVPIHKQLSGKISDRAQGYGFPGLRVDGNDALEVYAAVKEARRRAIAGEGPTLIEAMMYRLSPHSTSDNDLAYRTKEEVEENWKKDGVPRMKNYLIDCGIWDEARDADLASQLALEMKEATEYADNAPYPKPEDTLTHVYADSEEGGR is encoded by the coding sequence ATGAGTTCAAAAGGTACTGCAGACGCGGTCCACAGGCATCAACAGCTGGGACTTAGCGATGGTGAAGTATTGGATATGTACAAATACATGCTGCTCGCACGCAAGTTTGATGAGCGTTGCTTACTCTTGCAGCGTGCCGGCAAAATTAACTTTCACGTATCCGGTGTAGGACAGGAAGCTGCGCAAGTAGGCGCCGCTTTTGGTCTGGATCGGGATCACGATTATTATTTACCTTATTACCGCGATTACGGTTTTGTACTGGCGGTAGGCATGACTCCGCGTGAGTTGATGTTGTCTGCATTTGCGAAGGCAGAAGATCCGAATAGTGGCGGTCGGCAAATGCCGGGTCACTTCGGTCACAAAAAGCTGCGGATTGTGACGGGTTCCAGCCCGGTAACAACACAAGTTCCACACGCTGTTGGTTTTGCGCTCGCTGCCAAAATGAAGAAGCAAGAATTTGTTTCTTTTGTTACGTTTGGTGAAGGATCAAGCAATCAGGGGGACTTCCACGAAGGAGCCAACTTTGCAGGTGTGCACAAATTACCTGTCATTATTATGTGTGAGAACAATCAGTATGCAATTTCGGTACCGATTCACAAACAGCTGAGCGGCAAAATATCCGATCGAGCACAAGGATACGGGTTCCCCGGACTGCGTGTAGATGGTAACGATGCATTGGAAGTATACGCTGCAGTGAAGGAAGCACGTCGCCGTGCTATTGCCGGAGAAGGCCCGACACTGATTGAAGCGATGATGTATCGGTTGTCTCCTCATTCCACCTCCGACAATGATCTGGCTTACCGGACCAAAGAGGAAGTGGAGGAGAACTGGAAGAAAGATGGCGTTCCTCGCATGAAAAACTATTTGATTGATTGTGGCATCTGGGATGAAGCCCGGGATGCGGATCTGGCTTCCCAGCTTGCGCTGGAAATGAAAGAAGCAACTGAATATGCAGACAACGCGCCATATCCGAAACCTGAGGACACTCTGACGCACGTTTATGCGGACAGCGAAGAAGGGGGACGGTAA
- a CDS encoding AraC family transcriptional regulator, whose amino-acid sequence MQLDEQMKCWNHAAVKVLDIRRIVMEAGAQLDAYTLPANGFIYTIRGTAQLQLDGQTYKAERFYMLHGAKGSSLDIQTNEDFEYILLYYRAFLAFPSYRKKWLLAQPEVAPFSLQYGFTPSSPLGLLRYLDELEGAWVQSGSLDLLHTKSLFYQFIHEMMVQLAEQEIKTELADPVKQTLRYIQNHYREQVTLDFLAEQFNYSSRHLSMQFKRQTGYSPIDYLIQTRIAKARNLLLRSDATLSEIAAEVGYSDVYYFSRIFKKHVGISPILYQRKMREESRREDRPLQISESSIGRRWKSGYIDYENHYQYIDGGSTSMKRRKTSSSMIMVALLSITMLLAACSSGTATTTPAAGEGTGASSNNSSTAVSSDTGSQTNKDNETRTVSTVKGDVVVPANPKRVVVLYLQGDVVALGVKPIATSDVYDGAAYKSELEGVNALGTWFEPNPEAVIDLDPDLIIVPSEETYTLLKDIAPTVYIPYEKLSTEERLHSIASIFGKEQEAETLITNLNTKVEESKKTLADAGILDKTISIVEGGLKGMVIVESKQFGRGSQAVYEYLGMKAPEVVQKKIDVVSDAAGSTISMEVLPEYIGDYVFRSVYEGADNLTDNPIWSSIPAIKEGRLIEIDFDFFYYSDIYSINKQLDFVVEKLLAAPRAQ is encoded by the coding sequence ATGCAATTAGACGAACAAATGAAATGCTGGAATCATGCCGCTGTTAAGGTTCTGGATATACGCCGGATCGTTATGGAGGCGGGAGCGCAACTGGATGCCTATACACTTCCGGCAAATGGTTTTATATATACGATTCGAGGAACGGCTCAACTTCAATTGGATGGACAAACCTACAAGGCAGAGCGATTTTACATGCTTCATGGGGCGAAAGGATCTTCACTGGATATTCAAACCAACGAAGATTTTGAATATATTCTGCTGTATTACAGAGCATTCCTTGCCTTTCCTAGTTATCGCAAAAAGTGGTTATTGGCACAGCCAGAGGTTGCACCGTTCTCTTTGCAATATGGATTTACGCCAAGTAGCCCACTTGGGTTGTTACGTTACCTTGATGAGCTTGAGGGTGCGTGGGTACAATCTGGCAGTCTGGATCTGCTTCATACGAAAAGTTTATTTTACCAATTCATTCATGAAATGATGGTTCAATTGGCAGAGCAGGAGATCAAAACAGAGCTTGCTGATCCGGTGAAACAAACACTTCGTTATATCCAGAACCATTATAGGGAACAGGTCACGCTTGATTTCCTGGCTGAACAGTTCAACTACAGCTCCCGGCATTTATCCATGCAATTCAAACGACAGACGGGTTACAGTCCCATTGATTATTTAATTCAGACTCGAATCGCTAAGGCTCGCAATCTCCTTTTGCGATCGGATGCAACGCTGAGTGAAATTGCAGCAGAAGTGGGTTATTCGGATGTGTATTATTTTAGTCGTATCTTCAAAAAACATGTAGGGATCTCTCCGATTCTATACCAACGAAAGATGAGAGAAGAGTCGCGAAGAGAGGATCGTCCATTGCAAATCTCTGAATCGTCCATTGGCCGGAGATGGAAGTCGGGATATATTGATTATGAGAATCATTATCAATATATAGACGGAGGGTCTACATCAATGAAAAGAAGAAAAACAAGTTCCAGTATGATCATGGTTGCATTATTGAGCATAACGATGCTCCTCGCAGCCTGCTCTTCAGGTACAGCAACAACAACACCAGCAGCTGGCGAAGGAACGGGTGCCAGTTCCAATAACAGCAGTACGGCAGTGTCATCAGACACAGGAAGTCAGACGAACAAAGACAATGAAACACGCACCGTCTCAACGGTTAAGGGTGACGTGGTTGTTCCAGCCAATCCCAAACGGGTTGTTGTATTGTATCTCCAGGGGGATGTCGTCGCACTTGGAGTTAAGCCAATCGCTACCTCAGATGTATATGACGGGGCTGCATACAAGAGTGAGCTTGAAGGTGTAAACGCACTGGGTACCTGGTTTGAACCGAATCCTGAAGCTGTTATTGATCTTGATCCGGATCTGATCATTGTTCCTTCAGAAGAGACGTATACGTTATTAAAAGATATCGCACCTACGGTATATATTCCGTATGAGAAATTGTCTACAGAAGAAAGACTCCATAGTATAGCGAGCATTTTTGGCAAAGAGCAGGAAGCTGAGACGTTAATCACTAATCTCAACACCAAAGTTGAAGAGAGTAAGAAGACTCTTGCAGATGCAGGCATATTGGACAAAACAATCTCTATTGTGGAGGGCGGTTTGAAAGGTATGGTCATTGTAGAGAGCAAGCAATTTGGCCGGGGATCTCAGGCGGTATATGAGTACTTGGGGATGAAAGCACCTGAAGTCGTACAGAAGAAAATTGATGTGGTTTCGGACGCAGCAGGTTCCACCATTTCCATGGAAGTCCTTCCTGAATATATCGGGGACTATGTCTTTCGCTCGGTGTATGAAGGGGCAGATAACTTGACGGATAATCCAATATGGAGCAGCATCCCTGCGATCAAAGAAGGTCGGTTGATTGAGATTGATTTTGATTTCTTCTATTATTCGGATATTTATTCAATCAATAAACAGCTTGATTTTGTCGTAGAAAAGCTGTTGGCGGCTCCAAGAGCACAATAG
- a CDS encoding NAD(P)/FAD-dependent oxidoreductase encodes MNQQLELYDVTIIGGGPAGMYSAFYSGMRDMKTKLIEARDRLGGRMLFYPEKMIWDVGGVTPILCEDLIKQLEEQARTFEPTLVFEQQIEGFERQPDGTILLTSATGEQHWTRTVILAIGYGIYKMAKLELEGADRYEVSNLHYTVQELEPFRGKRVLISGGGDSAVDWANELEALAEKVTVVHRRDRFGGLERNVLRMRESSVDIRTPYAVETLHSLSGDVIEQVTISHVDTGETELLEVDAVIVNHGMKSDFGPIRDWGLDLGEWHVTTTDRLQTNIPGVFGAGDFVDYGSKLYLIAGTFTDAALAVNSAKLYMDPEAEKVAYVSSHNSRFKEKNKALGVVEE; translated from the coding sequence ATGAATCAGCAGTTGGAACTTTATGATGTAACCATTATCGGCGGTGGCCCAGCGGGTATGTACTCTGCCTTTTATAGCGGCATGCGGGATATGAAGACCAAGTTGATTGAGGCACGTGACAGATTGGGCGGTCGCATGCTCTTTTATCCGGAGAAAATGATCTGGGATGTTGGAGGTGTGACGCCAATTCTGTGTGAGGATCTGATTAAACAATTGGAAGAACAGGCACGAACTTTCGAGCCAACCCTTGTATTTGAACAACAGATCGAAGGATTCGAGCGTCAACCTGATGGCACGATTCTGTTAACTTCTGCAACAGGTGAACAACACTGGACACGTACTGTCATTTTGGCAATCGGTTATGGTATATATAAAATGGCCAAGCTGGAGCTTGAAGGTGCAGATCGTTATGAGGTGAGCAATCTGCACTATACGGTGCAGGAACTCGAGCCATTCCGTGGTAAGCGGGTGCTGATCTCAGGTGGAGGCGACTCTGCTGTAGACTGGGCGAATGAACTGGAAGCACTGGCAGAGAAAGTTACGGTTGTGCATCGTCGTGACCGCTTTGGCGGGCTGGAGCGTAATGTACTGCGCATGAGAGAATCCTCTGTAGATATCCGGACACCTTATGCGGTAGAGACACTGCATAGTTTGAGCGGCGATGTGATTGAGCAGGTGACCATTTCACACGTGGACACAGGTGAAACTGAACTGCTTGAAGTGGATGCTGTCATCGTAAACCATGGCATGAAGAGTGATTTTGGTCCAATCCGTGATTGGGGACTTGATCTTGGTGAATGGCATGTGACTACGACGGATAGATTGCAAACGAATATTCCTGGCGTATTTGGCGCAGGCGATTTTGTAGATTATGGTAGCAAGCTGTACCTGATTGCGGGTACTTTCACGGATGCAGCCCTAGCGGTAAACAGTGCGAAGCTTTACATGGACCCTGAAGCGGAGAAAGTGGCTTATGTTTCTTCCCATAACAGCCGCTTTAAGGAGAAAAATAAAGCACTTGGTGTTGTAGAAGAATAA
- a CDS encoding dihydrolipoamide acetyltransferase family protein, translated as MAERMKWIEVIMPQLAESLVSATIGKWLKKPGDRVEQYEPICEVITDKVNAEIPSTVDGIMGDLLVEEGTTIAVGEAICRMQVAASDEEAAEQVTQVSQQQEQVQQHASHTPVAASNTAAHDPNQPMRNRYSPAVQSLAAEHGLNLQSIQGTGAGGRITRKDVLTFVAQGGNAAGSSAQASSAAVQHAPSSVPSASPFSGVNRGNGEMGLTAGEAISASDAGVPVRHSGIHLTESPKIPQIEVEGGGQGRSEYFIDVTPVRNAIARNMRQSVSEIPHAWTMIEVDVTNLVMLRNKLKDEFKRKEGINLTYLSFMMKGVVNAIKDFPIMNSVWAVDKIIVKRDINLSMAVGTEDSVLTPVIKHADQRNIAGLAREVDELARKTREGTLKLDHMQGGTFTVNNTGSFGSILSQPIINYPQAAILTFESIVKKPVVINDMIAVRSMANLCLSLDHRILDGVISGRFLQRVKENLEGYTMETKVY; from the coding sequence ATGGCTGAACGTATGAAATGGATCGAGGTCATTATGCCGCAATTGGCGGAATCGCTGGTCTCGGCTACCATAGGCAAATGGTTGAAAAAACCGGGCGACCGTGTGGAACAGTACGAGCCGATCTGTGAAGTAATTACCGATAAAGTCAATGCTGAGATTCCATCCACTGTGGATGGAATTATGGGTGACCTTTTGGTGGAAGAGGGCACAACGATTGCTGTTGGTGAAGCAATCTGCCGCATGCAGGTCGCAGCTTCCGACGAAGAAGCGGCTGAGCAAGTAACACAAGTATCGCAGCAACAGGAGCAAGTGCAGCAACATGCGAGCCACACTCCTGTTGCCGCCTCAAATACAGCAGCACATGACCCCAACCAGCCGATGCGAAATCGGTATTCCCCGGCAGTGCAATCCTTGGCAGCTGAGCATGGCTTGAACTTGCAAAGCATCCAAGGCACCGGTGCCGGTGGCCGCATTACCCGCAAAGATGTGCTGACATTTGTTGCACAAGGAGGTAACGCGGCTGGGTCGTCTGCACAAGCATCATCTGCAGCTGTACAGCATGCGCCTTCTAGCGTGCCGTCTGCTTCTCCATTCAGCGGAGTGAATCGTGGAAATGGTGAAATGGGTTTAACCGCGGGAGAAGCGATCTCAGCATCCGATGCGGGTGTTCCTGTGAGACATTCTGGCATTCATCTGACCGAAAGTCCGAAAATTCCACAGATCGAAGTGGAAGGTGGCGGCCAGGGAAGATCGGAGTATTTCATCGATGTCACCCCTGTGCGTAATGCCATTGCTCGAAACATGCGTCAGAGCGTATCTGAAATCCCGCATGCATGGACGATGATCGAAGTAGACGTAACAAATCTCGTGATGCTGCGCAATAAACTCAAGGATGAGTTCAAGCGTAAGGAAGGCATCAATCTGACATATCTTTCCTTCATGATGAAGGGAGTCGTTAACGCGATTAAAGACTTCCCGATTATGAACTCGGTATGGGCAGTCGATAAAATTATCGTTAAACGGGACATTAACTTGTCCATGGCGGTAGGGACCGAAGATTCCGTACTGACACCGGTAATCAAACATGCCGATCAGCGTAATATCGCAGGTCTGGCTCGTGAAGTGGATGAGCTGGCTCGCAAAACGCGCGAGGGTACATTGAAGCTGGACCATATGCAGGGTGGTACGTTCACAGTGAACAACACGGGTTCATTCGGATCGATCCTGTCCCAACCGATCATTAACTACCCACAGGCAGCGATTCTTACATTCGAGTCGATTGTCAAAAAGCCAGTGGTGATTAATGATATGATCGCCGTTCGTTCGATGGCTAACCTGTGTCTGTCGCTGGATCATCGAATCCTGGATGGCGTAATCAGCGGACGTTTCTTGCAACGTGTCAAAGAAAATCTGGAAGGATACACCATGGAAACCAAGGTGTATTAA
- the lpdA gene encoding dihydrolipoyl dehydrogenase, whose amino-acid sequence MPITCDVAILGGGTGGYVAAIRAAQLGKQVVIIEKDKLGGTCLHRGCIPSKALLKSAEVYAEIQESETYGIETAGATLVFPKVQARKDAIVEQLHQGVQYLMKKNKIQVVHAKGRVIGPSIFSPQSGAVAVEFEDGEMDTVVPTNLIIATGSRPRVLPGLEPDGKFIMSSDEALRMDELPASLIIVGGGVIGLEWASMLNDFGVDITVVEAAAHVLPAEDEDVAREMQRLLGKRGVRFLTGATVLTETYSTDQEGIQIDVQLGEDKQETLRAEKMLVSVGRQANVENIGLENTDIKLERGFIAVNKQLQTGEGHIYAIGDCIGGLQLAHAASHEGILAVEHLAGETVHAVESHRIPRCVYTRPEAASIGFTEREAKERGYDIKTGKFPFSAIGKSLIHGSRDGFVKVIADAKTNDILGVHMIGTHVTELIAEASLAQMLDATPWEVGQTIHPHPSLSEIMGEAMLAVDGKAIGI is encoded by the coding sequence ATGCCAATTACATGTGATGTTGCAATACTTGGAGGAGGGACCGGTGGATATGTAGCCGCGATCCGGGCTGCACAGCTGGGGAAACAGGTCGTTATTATTGAGAAGGATAAGCTTGGCGGAACCTGTCTGCATCGTGGCTGTATTCCGAGTAAGGCTCTGCTGAAAAGCGCGGAAGTATACGCCGAGATCCAGGAGAGCGAGACGTATGGTATCGAGACAGCTGGAGCCACCCTTGTATTTCCCAAAGTACAGGCGCGAAAGGATGCAATTGTCGAACAGCTCCATCAGGGCGTTCAATATTTGATGAAAAAAAATAAAATCCAGGTTGTACACGCGAAAGGTCGCGTCATCGGACCATCCATCTTCTCCCCACAGAGCGGAGCGGTTGCTGTAGAGTTCGAAGATGGCGAGATGGATACGGTTGTGCCAACCAATCTGATTATTGCTACCGGTTCACGTCCACGTGTGCTGCCGGGCCTGGAACCGGACGGCAAGTTCATTATGAGCAGTGACGAAGCACTGCGTATGGATGAACTTCCTGCATCACTCATCATTGTCGGTGGGGGTGTGATTGGACTGGAGTGGGCATCCATGCTGAATGACTTTGGCGTAGACATCACAGTAGTAGAAGCAGCTGCTCACGTGTTGCCTGCCGAGGATGAGGATGTTGCCAGAGAAATGCAGCGATTGCTCGGCAAACGAGGTGTTCGTTTCCTGACAGGTGCCACTGTTCTAACGGAAACATATAGCACAGATCAAGAGGGCATCCAGATTGATGTGCAGCTTGGTGAAGATAAGCAGGAAACGCTGAGAGCGGAGAAAATGCTCGTGTCGGTTGGACGTCAGGCTAATGTCGAAAATATCGGACTCGAAAATACAGATATCAAACTGGAGCGTGGGTTCATCGCTGTGAACAAACAGTTACAGACCGGTGAAGGTCACATCTACGCTATTGGTGACTGCATCGGCGGTCTACAGCTTGCACATGCCGCAAGTCATGAAGGCATTCTCGCTGTCGAACATCTGGCGGGCGAAACGGTACATGCCGTAGAATCCCACCGTATCCCGCGCTGTGTGTACACACGCCCGGAAGCAGCCAGCATTGGATTCACCGAGCGTGAAGCCAAAGAACGTGGCTATGACATTAAAACAGGCAAGTTCCCATTCTCGGCCATTGGCAAATCGCTTATTCACGGAAGTCGGGATGGATTCGTGAAGGTGATCGCAGATGCCAAGACGAATGATATATTGGGGGTACATATGATTGGCACCCATGTGACGGAGTTGATCGCTGAAGCTTCACTGGCTCAGATGCTGGATGCCACACCTTGGGAAGTCGGACAAACCATCCATCCACACCCTTCTCTGTCGGAAATCATGGGTGAAGCCATGCTGGCGGTCGATGGAAAGGCCATTGGAATATAA
- a CDS encoding thymidine kinase, with translation MQTGRITVITGPMFSEKSGELIRRCQKLIQFGRKKVVAYKPAEDDRFAQDEIVSRIGYRLHAHSIPRQLTPESVEMILNQTIDADVVAFDEVQFFSSAIMELVSELAYCGKHVIVDGLNMDYRGKEFGYVGGLLAMADDIEKLSAFCAVCGSPDAAFTQRIVNGEPVTLGPVVMIGDSEAYEPRCRCCFIPPHKVECSS, from the coding sequence GTGCAAACAGGACGTATTACCGTAATTACTGGGCCTATGTTCAGTGAAAAATCCGGTGAACTCATTCGCCGTTGTCAGAAATTAATACAATTTGGCCGTAAAAAGGTTGTGGCCTACAAACCAGCCGAGGATGATCGATTTGCCCAGGACGAGATCGTGAGCCGAATTGGTTATCGATTACATGCTCACTCTATTCCCCGGCAATTAACCCCGGAATCCGTAGAAATGATCCTGAACCAAACTATAGATGCTGATGTTGTTGCATTTGATGAAGTACAATTTTTCAGCAGTGCCATTATGGAACTCGTATCGGAGCTAGCCTATTGTGGCAAACATGTTATTGTGGATGGACTTAATATGGATTACCGTGGTAAGGAATTCGGATATGTCGGCGGTTTGCTCGCCATGGCAGATGACATTGAGAAACTCTCGGCTTTCTGTGCCGTATGTGGTAGCCCGGATGCTGCCTTTACGCAACGTATCGTCAATGGGGAACCCGTTACCTTGGGTCCGGTTGTTATGATTGGCGATTCAGAAGCTTACGAGCCACGCTGTCGTTGCTGCTTCATTCCTCCTCACAAAGTTGAATGCTCATCATAA
- a CDS encoding potassium channel family protein, with translation MVSFLITLQRLLKGIFHAFKDPKFLALFALTAATLLSGTLFYTRVEGLHWIDALYFCAVTLTTVGHPDFVPSTGFSKAFTVIYMFAGIGLTFAMIARITAGILFPRKLKTEEDPE, from the coding sequence ATGGTATCATTTCTAATCACGTTACAACGATTGCTCAAAGGCATTTTTCATGCGTTCAAAGACCCCAAGTTTCTGGCTCTGTTCGCGTTAACCGCAGCAACGTTGCTGTCAGGCACTTTGTTTTACACTCGTGTTGAAGGTCTGCACTGGATCGATGCGTTATACTTCTGTGCGGTTACTTTGACTACAGTGGGACATCCTGATTTTGTGCCATCCACCGGATTCAGCAAAGCCTTTACCGTGATCTACATGTTTGCAGGCATTGGTCTCACCTTTGCCATGATTGCCAGAATTACAGCAGGTATTCTATTCCCTCGCAAATTAAAGACAGAAGAGGACCCGGAGTAA
- a CDS encoding alpha-ketoacid dehydrogenase subunit beta, whose amino-acid sequence MAVMEYIDAIRLAMKEEMERDENVFILGEDVGLKGGVFTTTKGLQDQFGEMRVMDTPLSESAIAGVAIGAAMYGMKPIAEMQYSDFMLPATNQIISEAAKIRYRSNNDWSCPIVIRAPIGGGIFGGLYHSQCPESIFFGTPGLKIIAPYSAYDAKGLLKAAIRDPDPVLFFENKKCYKLIKEDVPEDDYIVPIGKANVLREGADITVIGYSQPLHFVMQAAEELEREEGITAHVLDLRTLQPLDREAIIASARLTGKVLIVHEDNKTGGVGAEVAAIISEECLFELDAPIQRLCGPDVPAMPISPTLEKFYMLSKDKAKAAMRTLAEF is encoded by the coding sequence ATGGCAGTGATGGAATATATTGATGCAATCCGTCTCGCGATGAAAGAAGAGATGGAACGGGATGAGAATGTTTTTATCCTTGGTGAAGACGTAGGTCTCAAAGGTGGTGTGTTTACCACAACCAAAGGGTTGCAAGATCAGTTTGGCGAAATGCGAGTGATGGACACACCATTGTCTGAATCCGCTATTGCAGGTGTTGCCATTGGTGCAGCGATGTATGGCATGAAGCCGATTGCCGAAATGCAATATTCGGACTTTATGCTGCCAGCAACAAACCAGATCATTAGTGAAGCGGCCAAGATCCGCTATCGTTCCAACAATGACTGGAGCTGTCCAATTGTTATCCGTGCGCCGATTGGTGGCGGGATCTTCGGTGGGTTGTATCACTCCCAATGTCCGGAATCGATCTTCTTTGGTACACCTGGTCTGAAAATTATAGCTCCCTACTCGGCATACGATGCCAAGGGATTGCTTAAAGCGGCCATTCGAGATCCGGACCCTGTACTCTTTTTTGAAAATAAAAAATGCTACAAACTTATCAAGGAAGATGTGCCAGAAGATGATTACATCGTTCCGATTGGTAAAGCCAACGTACTTCGTGAAGGTGCGGATATTACGGTGATCGGTTACAGTCAGCCATTGCATTTTGTCATGCAGGCTGCTGAGGAGCTGGAACGTGAAGAAGGCATTACAGCACACGTTCTGGATTTGCGCACATTGCAACCGTTGGATCGCGAAGCGATTATTGCTTCCGCTCGTCTGACAGGCAAAGTGCTGATCGTACACGAAGATAACAAAACGGGTGGTGTAGGTGCCGAAGTTGCCGCGATTATTAGTGAGGAATGTCTGTTTGAACTGGATGCACCGATTCAGCGTCTTTGCGGACCTGACGTGCCGGCTATGCCAATTAGCCCAACATTGGAGAAATTCTACATGCTGAGCAAGGACAAAGCCAAAGCAGCAATGCGTACACTGGCCGAGTTTTAA
- a CDS encoding DUF2627 domain-containing protein — translation MNTRLVFARFLAIVVLVIPGLMAMKGFLMMKDALFLYYAEHGNELISPGFQWLSFAGGLVLFAAGMSFLGGWILFRDRKRNYVGPRFRSKSVSEKAETPGRTP, via the coding sequence ATGAATACAAGATTAGTCTTTGCCCGATTTTTGGCGATTGTTGTTCTGGTCATTCCCGGTTTAATGGCAATGAAGGGTTTTCTGATGATGAAAGATGCCCTGTTCCTATATTATGCCGAGCACGGGAACGAACTGATCTCACCAGGTTTCCAGTGGCTTTCCTTTGCTGGTGGACTTGTCCTTTTTGCGGCAGGTATGAGTTTTCTGGGAGGCTGGATCCTGTTCCGTGACCGCAAGCGTAATTATGTAGGTCCCCGTTTCCGGTCCAAAAGTGTATCTGAAAAAGCAGAGACGCCCGGAAGGACTCCATGA